CAGGCCGGAGAGCGGTACCCGGTGTCCGGGGTGCAGGCGTTCAAGGAGCTGTCTCAGAGCCAGATCCAGCACTACATGAAGGAGCGGGACCAGATCTTCACAGACAAGATCTTCAAGGGCTccgcggcggcggcggcggcccGGCTCAGCGGCTCCTGTCCGGGAAACAAGCCCAAAGTTTTCACCTGCGAAGTCTGCGGCAAGGTGAGTGTCGTCCCGCCTCCGGTCACAGGTGGAGCTCACAGCAGGTggtgttaaaaacaaaagaatgaaagtgattaaaaatcatattttaatcaTTAAAGAGTCACAATTCAATTATTCCACGTGGTCAGAGAGACACGAGCCCGTTAAACTGGATAAAACATCATGTGGGTGGAAGTTTGTTCatagtgttaaatgtttattgtttatttcagcttcattattacaaagagaaactgattaattttatattaaagCTGATGTGAAGCCCTTTAATTATTagaatgtattattattattattattattattattattattattattattattattattattattattattatcttcttggctaaaaagtgaaattaaataaattcagattcTTTCTCGTAGTTTtaagatttttatttgaattattttctgtttcaaaaaggccttttaaaaaataacttttgagtttttgtattttgattcTGTGAATGTTGGATTTCATTTATCTGTTCAACATTCAACTcatcaaaaacacagtaaataataataaagtgtgAACCTGCtttaaaggttgtttttaattgttatttatttattctgatgtGTCACTGTGGAGGAGCTGTGCGCTTCCTACTGCGCAGCTTGACAGTGTTAATATTagtttattaagtttatttaaagtCCTTTAAATGAGTTCTGACTAATTCTAGTTACATTTGAATGAATCATTCAAACCAGTCGattagttttttctctttttgatcaaatacaaacatgtttgttgtttttattgttgtaaattaaaatcattCCTGTGAACctgacttcacttcactcaactcttttcttcttgttgttgttttttattctcagGTGTTTAACGCGCACTACAACCTGACCCGCCACATGCCCGTGCACACCGGCGCGCGTCCGTTCGTGTGTAAAGTTTGCGGGAAAGGATTCAGACAAGCGAGCACGTTGTGCCGACACAAGATCATCCACACTCAGGTAAAACCCAGGAGCAAAGATCTGGATGAAACGTGTTTAAAGTTGATTATTGAAAAACGAATTTAagactttatttgtttttattaatgaacTAATTAGGAAAAGTGAGGATTTATTTACTCtactctatttatttatttacgtTCTGTACATCTGTAATTCTTCAGTTTGATCATATTGATCATTTCGATTATTGATTTATAATTGAATTTTTAGGACTAGGCTACTGataaaaaatgaacattattAATAAGATTGTTGTTTTCGTGTCATATGACAGTTtcatcatatgttttttttatctttagcgacaaacatcaaatgaaattcggggtttttatgtatttatttatttatgaggaGAAACCAGCACagatacaataaatacaaataaaactagatataaataaatatttaaccaGCGGTcttttgagttttttgttttaaaacgTTTTATTTCTGATAATATTTATATAAGAATAAAATCTGAGCTGCAACAAACGAAAActaaattatgtttatgttttttattctagAAACACTGATGATAAATGTGGTGCAAAGACAAACTGGAATTTGGAGTCTGTTAATTTTCTGTgtgataaatataaatgaaaacgACATTAACATCATTTTACAGTGAATTCCTCATTTTCCatgagtttgttgtgtttgagcTCCTCCTGTGGTTCCACTGGGACACGAACCCAGAAACGTCCCGACAGGAAATGATTCGTTTTTAAATtgtgaacaaataaaatcaaacatttcctgtaatgTTTATAAAAACTCACGGTCCCGGTTTGATAGAaattctcctctttttttttttaaaggaaaaaccGCACAAGTGTAACCAGTGCGGGAAAGCCTTCAACCGCAGCTCCACCCTCAACACGCACACGCGCATCCACGCAGGATACAAACCGTTCGTGTGCGAGTTTTGCGGGAAAGGATTTCATCAGAAAGGTGAGAGCATGATGTAACCTGCACAGTGTTACTGTGAAAGAAGCATAAAGGTCTAATTCACTTTCTCAAGTGTTTCTATAAATagttatttatctttattattaatatttatactgaagctggatttctgtgttttaaaaataccagagattaaaactgttaaacaaataaacacccATCATCTGATAatatgaagtgaaataaaacatgatcagaaaAATCCAAACCAGGTgagacactgaacacagcagctTAATGTGCTCATTTAAATTCGATTAAAGATTAATTGAACTcttttttatgattgttttcttaatatatttgtatttctaaCAGCAGCtgtctcttattttatttttttatggcaacatgtgtcttagatgGAACCTAATTTTAATGAATTACCTGAAACACATGGGGGggggcatgtttttttttaccccgAGTGGAGTCTGCAGGTCACATAAGATTCATTTAGATAAGACTTGACCTGGGTTACAGCCTGTGGGCGACCAGATCTTCACGAATCAGCAGCACAGTTTGTTCACTCTGAAGTTACTCGGTGCCAGTTTCCTTTGAGGCTTTGCAGTAATTCCTCTTccatcctcttctcttcttgttgtgttgtgagactttttgttttaaaatgtaactgaGCTGTGGCTTCACCTCAGAGCATCAGCAGCCTCTGAATTCATGAACATTTTTAACTCCGAGCATTTTATtctatttgatttattattggTCTGACTCCTCGTCCTCCGGCTCTCCGCAGGAAACTACAAGAACCACAAGCTGACGCACAGCGGGGAGAAGCAGTTCAAGTGTTCCATCTGCAGCAAGGCGTTCCACCAGGTGTACAACCTCACCTtccacatgcacacgcacaacGACAAGAAGCCCTTCACCTGCCCCACCTGCGGTAAGGGCTTCTGCAGGAACTTTGACCTGAAGAAACACGTCAGGAAGCTGCACGACCCGGCCGGCCCACAGTCGCCCCCCCAGGCCTGAGAGACTCGTGACTCTGTGCCCTTCCTCCCATCACACCAAAAAACGAACACACTGGGACCCCTGTGACCTCCCCCAACAGGCCAGGAGCTAAGCTCGAGTCCTCTCACGACAGACTCACGTTGTTGTGTCGGTGTCAGGGAGGAGCGTCTTCACAAATTAGTAACTCATGACCTCTTGTTAATAAATTCATCTCTTTGAATCATGAACAGGCGTCTTCAAGTCACTAAATGCTGCTCTGATCACTTCATCTGGCTGCTGGCTTCTCTCTCATGCAGCCATGAAATTCCCCAAATCACAAATGATTTCCTCGAACGTACCAATTAGTGTGCTCAACGGTGGGCTTTTGTTCCCTAAATGAATCGTTCTGACCTGTAAATCAGTTTCTCCTGTGGGAACACTTCGATTGACCCCTCGCTTCTCTCACGCAGCCGTGAAATTGTCCAGAACCTTGAGTTTTTCAAGCTTCTTCACTTAATcacttccttttttaaatttgagtCCTTTGAGGCAAAAAGTCCTGAAATCATAAAGAAGATCTTGAAAACACTCATTTGTGAGCTCAGTGCGGAGCCTTTGTTCCCTCAGATTAGTTTCTGTACGCTCAGATGAGCGTCTGGCCCTTTGCTGTCGGCCAAGTTCaagttgtatttttatgaaCTGATTATTGCATCAACCAGGAAACCAGCTTCCACTGAAGACACCGTGTCCGTGTCCTCTGCATCGATTCTGGGAATTTGAGGGTTTTAATGATCTTTAGTGACCTGAGGAGGATTTTATCATCTGTAATtactcagaaaacaaacacatacaggcTGATTCTTTTAagactttaaactttaattcaaattaaaaataatgtgctTAATTGGTCCATTTGAATCAATATTCCTTCCTTTACAATTCCCAATACTTTGGCAGCTCCAGatttaataattgttttaatGGAAACATATCATTTCTCCACCAGGATCTATTCTGGCAGTGTCGTTAGATCTTCATGTCAGAATCTTTAAGccaacaaatgaatgaatgaataaaaacatcacacCCTTCTGTTTGAGGCAACTGATGTCAGCCTCTTCctgtaaaatactttaaattgaACCCACTCTAAATAAAAACGTGACATCTTAGAATTAAGTAAGTCgagggagaaaatgagagaacaAACAACTTGAGGAacaatttattaaaaacaacagaagcttTGACCTAAATGTTACTTTAAAGGAGCTCAACAGTAAATAAGAGCTGCATTCACTACAGAGTCTGAGGACtaaccaggaccaggacctcagTATTGTCAGAGTCCCTTTAAATTTGGAGTTGAAGCCTGAGGAGAAAGGATCTGCAGACGTTGGTAAATCTATCTGAATAAAgacacatgttgtgttttgtagaaCATGAATCCCTCTTTGCTTTGTTCTCAAACGgatcatttccattttatgaAAAACCACGTCCTCAACTGCTCCACTTAATGCCCAAGCTTCTTGACCCCTAACGTGACCTTTCCCCTTGAACCTGACCTTGCAAAAAAGCCATCAGGACACTTCCGAACCTCAACAGGCCTGGCAGcagccccccaccccaccaGACCTAATTGAActtctgacctctgaccccgcTGGGCCCGGACCCTTACCAGAGAAAACCTCCTGTTTGGACGCGAcgcttctgtctctctgagctcATGTTGACAGAGGACAGAGTGAACTTTCACTCTCACATTTGACTGATGGCTGATTATTCTATCATTAGGATGTGAGGTTGATGAACTCAAAGACCAGAGGTGTAGCAGAGGTGAAGCAGAGGTGAAGCAGAGGTGAAGCGACACGTCGACTTCGATTTTAAGTCAAAACCAGGATTTATACCAACACTTTAACAGAAAAGTCCGGTGATATTCTAGATTTTTCTTCTTATGACCACGTGAAAAACCCAGGccagcagtgaaaatgaagtattgtgcatgtgtgtgatgcTGTATGTCTCCGTCCTCTGAGCCACAGAGCTCCTGTCTACAAACGAtcataaacacatcagtgagccacCCTGTTGTGATGGATGACCTGTTCCtagtttattttgactttaGTCCTCGTTTCATTACCGAACAGTGATTAACACTCCAGTAAAAATAGCCCCTAACCAACTATTTCCCCCCATGATACGATATCACAACACGATCTAATATAATTCAGTAGATCCAGTATGATGGGATGCACAACTAAGAAACAATAGAATCCAGTAAACCAGAAAATGAGCTGATACGATGCAATATAGTTAAAATGGTACGATATATTATGATCCAGTACAGTAGGTAAAATAAGAAGCAATGTGTTGTAATACAATTAATACTGTGTGATACCATGTGATCCGATGCAACACAATCGTTATGACACAGTATTATCCTATATGGTgtgatacagtatattgtctCTACAATATGACACGGTATAAGGGGTTTTAACAAAGGGTTTCAGATCAGTCTGCAGTAAGGTCAGTAGTTAAAACAATGTCAAgagatttttacatttatattctaCAGCAGGCCGGGAGGTTTAGTGGTGGTGAGGTTAATAATCCTTGAACAGATTCACAGTTGATTGTCTAGTTTAGCTCCAAACTTTACTCTCAGACTGCTGAACCAGGTGGAAACTTACGGAAATACAGCATCACATGAACACTGGCTTAAAAAATAGACAATATGGTTCCAAAGAACCTAAAATATGATCTGTGGTAACAGGCAGGAGTTTGTTATGAAGGGCAGATGCGAAGATGACTGAGCTACATTTGAAGGTGTTTTTAAAGATCAGTGATTTAGCAGCTACACGTTGATGCCTTCAATCTTTGAGCGACATTTGATGACAGAATATCATCAGACTTAATTaacagttcagtttcagtttcagttttcacacAACGTAACCCGAATGTTGAACTGTGGTCATATGGTATCAGTTCATATGAGTCCAGTGAGAGAACAGTGTAGCCGGTGGTGAAAAGTACTACCTAATTATACTTAAGTACTACAGAAGAACAGATTTCAGTACTTTCTATTTAAGACCCGTTTAAGATAAAGTTACTTTAACATGTGAGTGAAACACTATAGAAATGATCACACAACTCCAGCCATGTTGGGAAAATACCAAGTTGCTCTTTTACCTTtagtacaatttaaaaatgactgattCCTACACTGTGCATCAAGGCTGGATTACCAAGGTATGCCCAGGGGGcccaaacacatttattcaaaaCTTGCACCACTGATGTACAATATCAGTTACGCCTGGTCCGTCGTCCTCCGTCCCCCATCTCGTCGCCCTAATCTTACAGATGTGAGcatgttaaatttaaaagtatgaatgacacatttaaacgAAGTTTCAATCTCCTAAAGAGCACGACCACcctaacacaaacatttacacctTCTGACAGACCTGCAGTCGTATCTTCACCTCCACATCTCTGGTCCTGACTGACGGAGGAAAACGAGCTGAAGCTTTTCCTCTGTCAGTCggtctgttgttatttttcgtTTTAGTCTCAGGATTATTGTAAAAAGAAGTGTTttatgatatttattttaaattgttccACTGTTATAACTTATAGAGAACAGCTGAACTGGAGACTATAAtacctgaagagaaaaaaacgTTTGTTGTCTCATTGAAAAGTTTCAGGCCTTTTGGTGcagaacaag
This DNA window, taken from Anabas testudineus chromosome 6, fAnaTes1.2, whole genome shotgun sequence, encodes the following:
- the fezf1 gene encoding fez family zinc finger protein 1, which produces MMDGPLRRPAGILGSPPASGSQPAGSDMLTTGGGSSSSSSSKPLAFSIDRIMARTPEPTKSIPLPSWFQSAPVGKPDVCPSSLHCMIPLVPLGYEPGHRLSITGLDPGHIDASSLAAPADFLGFGLNYKNQQEDPAVSQTAGQYKLFRPRVVNQSFPTMGTVCYLNCSGDSGACPPPAGLVNLHPMASYLLTARHKAFMAEKGKPGLQQAGERYPVSGVQAFKELSQSQIQHYMKERDQIFTDKIFKGSAAAAAARLSGSCPGNKPKVFTCEVCGKVFNAHYNLTRHMPVHTGARPFVCKVCGKGFRQASTLCRHKIIHTQEKPHKCNQCGKAFNRSSTLNTHTRIHAGYKPFVCEFCGKGFHQKGNYKNHKLTHSGEKQFKCSICSKAFHQVYNLTFHMHTHNDKKPFTCPTCGKGFCRNFDLKKHVRKLHDPAGPQSPPQA